The sequence CGTCTCGGCGTACGCGTTCTCGACCGAGAACTGGAGCCGCTCGCCCGAGGAGGTGCGCTTCCTCATGGGCTTCAACCGGGACGTCCTGCGGCGCCGCCGGGACCTCATGAGCTCGTGGGGGGTGCGCGTCCGGTGGGCCGGGCGGCGCCCGCGGCTGTGGCGCTCGGTCATCACCGAGCTGGAGACCGCCGAGGAGCTCACGCGCGAGAACACGCGGTGCACTCTGACCATGTGCGTCAACTACGGCGGGCGCGCGGAGATCGCCGACGCCGCGGCGGCGCTCGGCCGGGACGTCGCCGCCGGCCGGGTCAACCCGGACCGGGTCACGGAGAAGGTGTTCGCGCGGTACCTCGACGAGCCGGACCTCCCGGACGTCGACCTGTTCCTGCGCTCGTCCGGGGAGCAGCGGATCTCGAACTTCATGATCTGGCAGGCCGCGTACGCCGAGCTCGTCTTCCTGGACGAGCCGTGGCCGGACGTCGACCGGCGCCACCTGTGGCGCGCCGTCGAGGAGTACGCCCGCCGGGACCGGCGCTACGGCGGGGCGGTCGACGCGCCCCGGGCCTGACGGCCCACCGCGGTGTCGGCCGCCGTCGCTACGGTGACGTCATGGCACTCACGGTGGGGATGATCACGTTCGACACGCGGGACGCGGTGGCGCTCGCGGCGTGGTGGGCACGGCAGCTCGGCGGGACGGTGCACGACGAGTCGGAGGGCTGGTTCGTCATCGTGACGGACGTGCGCGGCGTCGGGCAGGTCGCGTTCCAGCGGGTCGAGGACCCGACGCCGGGCAAGAACCGCGTGCACCTGGACCTCGGCTCCGAGGACCCGGCGGCCGAGGTGGCGCGCCTGCTCGCGGACGGCGCCTCCCTGGTGGCGCGGCACGACGAGCACGGCTTCGCCTGGACGGTGCTCGCGGACCCGGAGGGCAACCAGTTCTGCGTGGCGCCGGGCTGACGCGTCGGCGTCGCGGTGGCGTCAGCTCGGCCCCGCCCGGTGCAGCCCGGCCGGGTGCGGGACCGGCTCAGTCCGGCGGCCGGGCCTCGTCGGAGCGCGCGGCGCGGTGCTGGTGGTGCGGGCGGTGCAGGTCCGGCTCGTCGTCCACGGAGGTCCACAGCGGCTCGCCGAGGACGTCGTCGATGCTGCGCACGTGGCGCCCGCCCTCGTCGGCGTGCCGCCCGTGCGTCTCCGGCGGCTCGAGCGACTCGTACGCCTCCGCCTCCTCCCGGGCGTGGCGCAGCATGCGGCGCCGGAAGAACCACGACCCCAGGACCACCAGCCCCGCGAGCACGGCGGCCAGGAGCCAGGGGGACGTCGCCACCAGCCGGATCGCGCCCCACACGGCGGAGAGCCCGACCGTGGCCCAGACGATGCCCCAGGCGAGTGCGCCGGGAAGGGTCGCGATCGTGAACCGCAGGTAGCGCATCCGGATCAGGCCGGACGCGGCGAAGACGGCCGTCTGGACGCCGAAGGTGAGGAACGCGAACGTCACGGCGAAGGGGCCCCACCGCCGGACGAGCTCGAGGCCGCGCTGCGCGGCGCGCGTGCTGGTCCACACCTCGAGGTGCGTGATGGTCGACCGCCACCACGCGTAGCCCTTGTCGCTCGAGTGGACCGTCCGGGCGCCGCGGACCACGCCTCGTCCCGCCCAGTAGGTCGCGTGGGACCGGGCGAGGGCGACCAGGAACAGGGCGCCGATCGCGACGCCGATCGACGCGGCCCCCAGGCCGAAGGCGTCGAGGGGGTCGTTGTCCACGCGCGCATCCTACGAAGTCGGCGCGCCGGCGGGCGGGACCGAGGTTGCGCCCCCGGGATTCCCGGCGGGCCCGGGCGGCGCGGGCCGGTACCCTGGGCGGGCGCCGCGGCAGCCCGCGGCATCCCCGGTCGCGACACCCAGTCGCGGCACGTCGACCTGGAGTGATCGCACCGTGGCAGCCCCCTCTCGCCTGGATTCCGTCGTCTCCCTCGCCAAGCGGCGCGGGTTCGTGTTCCCCAGCGGCGAGATCTACGGCGGTACGCGCTCGGCCTGGGACTACGGGCCGCTGGGCGTCGAGCTCAAGGAGAACATCAAGCGCCAGTGGTGGCGTGCGATGGTGACGAGCCGGGACGACATCGTCGGCCTGGACTCCTCCGTCATCCTGCCGCGCCAGGTGTGGGTGGCCTCCGGCCACGTGGGCGTCTTCACCGACCCGCTGACGGAGTGCCTGTCCTGCCACAAGCGGTTCCGCGAGGACCAGATGCTCGAGGAGTTCGAGGAGCGCAAGGGTCACGCGCCCGAGGGCGGGCTGGCCGGCATCGCGTGCCCGAGCTGCGGCACCCGCGGTCAGTGGACCGAGCCGCGCGACTTCAACATGATGCTCAAGACGTACCTCGGCCCGGTCGAGGACGAGTCCGGCCTGCACTACCTGCGGCCCGAGACCGCGCAGGGCATCTTCGTGAACTTCAAGAACGTCTACACGGCCGCCCGCATGAAGCCGCCGTTCGGCATCGGCCAGATCGGCAAGTCGTTCCGCAACGAGATCACGCCCGGCAACTTCATCTTCCGGACGCGCGAGTTCGAGCAGATGGAGATGGAGTTCTTCGTCGAGCCGGGCAGCGACGAGACGTGGCACCAGTACTGGATCGACTTCCGCACCGACTGGTACGTGGACCTCGGGCTCAGCCGGGACAACCTGCGGCACTACGAGCACCCGGCCGAGAAGCTGTCGCACTACTCCAAGCGCACGGTCGACATCGAGTACCGGTTCGGCTTCCAGGGCAGCGAGTGGGGCGAGCTCGAGGGCATCGCGAACCGCACCGACTTCGACCTGTCGACCCACAGCGAGCACTCGGGTCAGGACCTGTCGTTCTTCGACCAGGCCAAGAACGAGCGCTACGTGCCCTACGTCATCGAGCCCGCCGCCGGTCTGACGCGCAGCCTCATGGCGTTCCTGGTCGAGTCCTACACGGAGGACGAGGCGCCCAACACCAAGGGCGGGGTGGACACGCGCGTCGTGCTCAAGCTCGACCCGCGCCTCGCCCCGGTCAAGGCGGCGGTGCTCCCGCTGTCGCGCAACGAGCAGCTCAGCCCCAAGGCGCGTGACCTCGCGGCCGAGCTGCGCAAGCACTGGAACGTCGACTTCGACGACGCCGGTGCCATCGGCCGCCGCTACCGCCGCCAGGACGAGATCGGCACGCCGTTCTGCATCACGGTGGACTTCGACACGCTGGACGACCAG is a genomic window of Cellulomonas fulva containing:
- a CDS encoding VOC family protein translates to MALTVGMITFDTRDAVALAAWWARQLGGTVHDESEGWFVIVTDVRGVGQVAFQRVEDPTPGKNRVHLDLGSEDPAAEVARLLADGASLVARHDEHGFAWTVLADPEGNQFCVAPG
- a CDS encoding isoprenyl transferase, whose translation is MGRVVKPLVDPYPHPSGAQPPAIPQQFVPRHVAVVMDGNGRWANARGLSRIEGHKAGEASLLDVVAGAIEIGVEYVSAYAFSTENWSRSPEEVRFLMGFNRDVLRRRRDLMSSWGVRVRWAGRRPRLWRSVITELETAEELTRENTRCTLTMCVNYGGRAEIADAAAALGRDVAAGRVNPDRVTEKVFARYLDEPDLPDVDLFLRSSGEQRISNFMIWQAAYAELVFLDEPWPDVDRRHLWRAVEEYARRDRRYGGAVDAPRA
- a CDS encoding glycine--tRNA ligase, translating into MAAPSRLDSVVSLAKRRGFVFPSGEIYGGTRSAWDYGPLGVELKENIKRQWWRAMVTSRDDIVGLDSSVILPRQVWVASGHVGVFTDPLTECLSCHKRFREDQMLEEFEERKGHAPEGGLAGIACPSCGTRGQWTEPRDFNMMLKTYLGPVEDESGLHYLRPETAQGIFVNFKNVYTAARMKPPFGIGQIGKSFRNEITPGNFIFRTREFEQMEMEFFVEPGSDETWHQYWIDFRTDWYVDLGLSRDNLRHYEHPAEKLSHYSKRTVDIEYRFGFQGSEWGELEGIANRTDFDLSTHSEHSGQDLSFFDQAKNERYVPYVIEPAAGLTRSLMAFLVESYTEDEAPNTKGGVDTRVVLKLDPRLAPVKAAVLPLSRNEQLSPKARDLAAELRKHWNVDFDDAGAIGRRYRRQDEIGTPFCITVDFDTLDDQAVTIRHRDDMSQQRVALDQVTSYLAPRLLGA
- a CDS encoding DedA family protein, yielding MDNDPLDAFGLGAASIGVAIGALFLVALARSHATYWAGRGVVRGARTVHSSDKGYAWWRSTITHLEVWTSTRAAQRGLELVRRWGPFAVTFAFLTFGVQTAVFAASGLIRMRYLRFTIATLPGALAWGIVWATVGLSAVWGAIRLVATSPWLLAAVLAGLVVLGSWFFRRRMLRHAREEAEAYESLEPPETHGRHADEGGRHVRSIDDVLGEPLWTSVDDEPDLHRPHHQHRAARSDEARPPD